A single Antechinus flavipes isolate AdamAnt ecotype Samford, QLD, Australia chromosome 5, AdamAnt_v2, whole genome shotgun sequence DNA region contains:
- the LOC127538561 gene encoding stonustoxin subunit alpha-like, translating into MAEKEAPTSLIWKSTLEIPALGRPLHLGTLYDCRSDTLVPGVTLWDKETLERNVAIEDQYKTEFDIITSDSMEEKTNAMNITGELKASVLGGLIEIGGSGKYLCDTKTSQQQARVTLKYSTTTQYSHLTMSHLGDENISYHDVFDNGTATHVVTAVLYGAQAFFVFDQKVSSNKNVKESEGMLKAAITKIPLVSVQIGAEIKMEETDIRSTKGFSCKFYGDFVLETNPVTYEEAVKVYASLPKLLRDRGVPVKVWLYPLGKLSCKAARLVRGISMNLVWEAQDTLEKLSECDMRCNDMLEAPDLSVFSATKEKIRLFQEFNRLHRQLLQKEIAKVLPLIRAGRAELDELTSILSRESQSPFSTRRLSEFLAEKVFEMKVIKSYLTFLKEVQVVADQNELDSVVLGSPHRFVLVFAFTSLQEESYLADWKQWLRDPASFTPDCEQKPYFSWVKDTETRRKAIQLAESFSAFARANHSTEKTRFIVASAPAQEKQGVSIYLYKKGLQVSSNFELPVRPPPPQIAKITEDSVELTLTPSCESKEITGYQVEYQVVGEEDWTVIPVSGKPEVLKVNGLQPCTDYVFRFTGVCDVGLTESSDMSIAVKTLPSPCPPGKPKVFIAGADYVILVWQWPDFCGVHDKIKEYIIEYKEEAEAVDEEGKGKWYEHRTGYNVNFWDIHGLTPGTVYRFQVSAVYDGGWISQCSEKSDPVRTLSTTNEASAIGDVLHLIFTLLYQPFKSQQRRET; encoded by the exons GTGTCACTTTATGGGACAAGGAGACTCTAGAGAGAAATGTGGCAATAGAAGATCAATACAAGACTGAGTTTGACATCATCACCTCTGACTCCATGGAGGAAAAGACCAATGCCATGAACATCACCGGAGAGCTGAAAGCAAGTGTCCTTGGGGGCCTGATTGAAATAGGAGGCTCTGGCAAATATTTATGTGATACCAAGACCTCCCAACAGCAAGCTCGGGTCACTCTCAAATACAGTACGACTACCCAGTATTCCCACCTAACAATGAGCCACCTGGGAGATGAGAATATTTCTTACCATGACGTGTTTGATAATGGAACTGCCACCCACGTGGTCACTGCAGTGCTCTATGGAGCCCAGGCTTTCTTTGTGTTTGATCAGAAAGTTTCCTCCAATAAAAATGTCAAGGAATCAGAAGGAATGTTGAAAGCTGCTATAACGAAGATTCCCCTAGTATCAGTACAAATTGGGGCAGAGATCAAAATGGAAGAGACAGACATAAGATCAACTAAAGGGTTCAGCTGTAAATTTTATGGGGATTTTGTTCTTGAGACCAATCCAGTGACTTATGAAGAAGCAGTAAAAGTCTATGCCTCCCTTCCTAAGCTGCTTAGGGACCGTGGGGTGCCCGTCAAAGTCTGGTTGTATCCTCTGGGGAAACTGAGCTGCAAGGCTGCCAGGCTGGTTCGAGGGATCAGCATGAACTTGGTATGGGAAGCCCAGGACACTCTGGAGAAGTTATCTGAGTGTGACATGAGGTGCAATGACATGCTGGAGGCACCAGATCTCTCAGTCTTTTCTGCAACCAAGGAAAAGATCAGGCTATTCCAGGAGTTCAATAGGCTGCACAGACAgcttttacaaaaggaaatagCCAAGGTACTACCCCTGATCCGGGCGGGCAGAGCAGAGTTAGATGAGCTAACCAGTATTTTATCTAGGGAAAGCCAGTCCCCATTCAGCACCAGGAGACTCTCAGAATTTCTAGCCGAGAAGGTCTTTGAGATGAAGGTGATAAAGTCCTACCTCACCTTTCTGAAGGAGGTGCAGGTCGTAGCTGATCAGAATGAGTTGGACAGTGTGGTATTAGGCTCTCCCCACAGATTTGTCCTGGTGTTTGCATTCACCTCCTTGCAGGAGGAATCCTACTTAGCAGATTGGAAACAGTGGCTTCGGGATCCAGCATCATTCACTCCTGACTGTGAGCAAAAGCCATATTTCTCTTGGGTCAAGGAcacagagacaaggagaaaagCCATACAATTGGCAGAATCCTTTTCAGCATTTGCCAGGGCCAATCATTCCACTGAGAAGACTCGGTTCATTGTGGCATCTGCCCCAGCCCAGGAGAAGCAGGGGGTCTCCATTTATCTCTATAAAAAGGGACTGCAGGTCAGCTCCAACTTTGAACTTCCAGTCAGACCTCCTCCTCCCCAGATAGCTAAGATCACAGAAGACAGTGTTGAGCTCACACTAACCCCATCATGTGAGAGCAAGGAGATCACTGGCTATCAAGTAGAGTACCAGGTTGTAGGGGAAGAGGATTGGACTGTCATCCCTGTGTCTGGAAAGCCAGAGGTCCTAAAAGTGAATGGCCTTCAGCCTTGCACAGATTATGTGTTTAGATTTACAGGGGTTTGTGATGTGGGACTCACTGAGAGCAGTGATATGAGCATTGCTGTGAAGACACTTCCCTCACCCTGCCCTCCTGGGAAGCCAAAGGTTTTCATTGCAGGAGCAGATTATGTAATCCTAGTCTGGCAGTGGCCAGATTTTTGTGGAGTACATGACAAGATCAAGGAATATATAATAGAGTATAAAGAAGAAGCTGAGGCTGTGgatgaagaggggaaaggaaaatggTATGAACACAGAACAGGATATAATGTGAATTTTTGGGACATTCATGGATTGACTCCTGGGACCGTATACAGGTTCCAAGTTTCTGCTGTGTATGATGGTGGCTGGATTAGTCAGTGCAGTGAAAAGAGTGACCCAGTGAGAACCCTCTCAACCACAAATGAAGCTTCAGCCATAG GTGATGTTCTCCATCTGATATTCACTTTATTATACCAACCgttcaa ATCACAGCAGAGGAGGGAGACTTAA